The Gammaproteobacteria bacterium genome has a window encoding:
- a CDS encoding HD-GYP domain-containing protein yields MSSWNSSAADPSVHRLRRRDRLILLSYAGVTLALIAGGEWAILTYGLAESLGLGPILFRIITYVTMTTLILYGFLSSNRRLAVRLLHEKEQRSEALIQVYEQAVHIRDPYTGGHGRRVARYSVMIAREIGLRGTILQEIEQAARLHDIGKIGWADAILRKPAPLTKEEFASVRCHPEAGAQLLESIPSLRFLARAVRHHHERYDGTGYPQGLIGERIPLTARIIAVADALDALTTERPYHAAQPMDMAIAELRHEAGAAFDPAIVAVLYQSSLVGALLQRGSDSSDPSMTEQYPAPGIIS; encoded by the coding sequence ATGTCATCGTGGAACAGCTCAGCTGCCGATCCATCCGTCCACCGATTGCGGCGCCGTGATCGGCTGATACTCCTGTCCTATGCGGGAGTGACACTTGCGCTCATTGCCGGAGGCGAATGGGCCATTCTTACCTATGGGTTGGCGGAGTCTCTCGGACTCGGCCCGATCCTGTTCCGCATCATCACCTATGTGACAATGACGACACTGATTTTATATGGATTTCTTTCGTCCAATCGACGACTGGCCGTCCGCCTCCTACATGAAAAGGAGCAGCGCTCCGAGGCCCTGATCCAGGTGTATGAACAAGCGGTCCATATACGCGACCCTTACACCGGAGGTCATGGACGGCGCGTTGCCCGCTATTCAGTCATGATCGCGCGCGAGATCGGGCTGAGGGGCACGATATTGCAGGAGATCGAGCAGGCCGCACGGCTGCACGACATCGGCAAGATCGGCTGGGCTGATGCGATCCTGAGGAAGCCAGCCCCGCTGACCAAAGAGGAGTTTGCCAGCGTCCGCTGCCATCCTGAAGCCGGTGCACAGCTCCTGGAGTCCATCCCGAGTCTTCGCTTTCTCGCCCGTGCCGTACGTCACCATCATGAACGGTACGATGGTACGGGGTACCCACAAGGGCTTATCGGCGAGCGTATCCCTCTGACGGCACGCATCATTGCCGTGGCTGACGCGCTCGATGCCCTGACCACCGAGCGGCCCTACCATGCCGCCCAACCGATGGACATGGCTATTGCAGAGCTTCGCCATGAGGCGGGGGCGGCATTCGATCCCGCCATTGTGGCAGTCCTGTATCAATCATCCCTGGTCGGCGCGCTGCTCCAGAGAGGATCGGATAGCTCCGATCCTTCGATGACGGAGCAGTATCCCGCTCCAGGCATAATCTCTTGA
- a CDS encoding TetR/AcrR family transcriptional regulator, producing the protein MVRQRKSHTTRRDEIIRSALDLVAETGGRNVTAQAIADRVGIAQPTIFRHFPTRSAIFRAAMEWAATALFGSLAAAGGPGKPADVRLHRLLQRQFAFIETQRGVSRLLFSDRLHQEDPALKATVRRIMERYTGYLQSIIQDGVDSGHFRQTLEPAGTARFVVAEIQGVIMRWSIYDFEFRLEDEVEVLWQILEPALVVSAETR; encoded by the coding sequence ATGGTCAGGCAGCGTAAATCACACACAACGCGACGGGATGAAATCATCCGCAGCGCCCTTGACCTGGTCGCCGAGACCGGCGGCAGGAATGTCACGGCGCAGGCGATCGCCGACCGCGTGGGAATCGCTCAGCCAACAATATTCAGGCACTTTCCGACGCGCAGCGCTATTTTTCGCGCCGCGATGGAGTGGGCCGCGACGGCACTGTTCGGTTCGTTGGCGGCGGCCGGCGGACCCGGCAAGCCCGCGGATGTGCGTTTGCACCGGCTGCTGCAACGTCAGTTTGCCTTCATCGAGACGCAGCGCGGTGTCTCCCGTCTGCTGTTTTCGGATCGGCTGCATCAGGAGGATCCGGCCCTGAAGGCCACTGTCCGCCGCATCATGGAGCGGTACACCGGGTATCTGCAATCCATCATTCAGGACGGGGTGGACAGTGGTCATTTTCGGCAGACCCTGGAGCCGGCCGGTACCGCTCGTTTCGTCGTCGCAGAGATCCAGGGTGTGATCATGCGTTGGTCGATTTACGATTTCGAATTCCGGCTGGAGGATGAGGTGGAGGTACTGTGGCAGATTCTGGAGCCCGCACTCGTGGTCTCGGCCGAGACGAGATAG
- a CDS encoding efflux RND transporter permease subunit — translation MSWPRFSLEYRYTIFAALIAVIVFGVVARLGLPVQLFPDTDPPVVTVITPYPGVAAEDVAKNVSKILEEEFAGIDGVRRVTSTSQTGLSVVKVEFQYNRRVGEAAMDVQSAISRIGEALPNAIGEPQVLQFSSSDKPIVTIAVGSPTLPLEQVRELADNDLRDRLQLVPGVGAIDVMGGHKRQLDVALHRDRLRAYDLSVSQVERTLQAWNLTESGGRVDRGAQEVVVRFDSPLRGAADVESLVVGRQGDRKIYLRDVADVRLAPGEQRAAYHFNGKPAIALQVLKREEANTVEVAAQVREVIERLRADYPVLELAIADDDSEFTELVISNMTTTVFTAIGLTIVVVTLFLAHLRQAAIIALSIPISFLMTFSLMYVAGIDLNMVTMSAIILAIGLLVDDGIVVLENVHRHMTQEGKSPVRAAIDGTEEIFLADLSGTVTTIAVLIPLAFLGGFVGKLFGPLAWTLTFALSSSFLISVTLIPLLTALWLRPEDDGNGRLVRWVAPFTRFMEILKEIYLYLLDIALHRPWHTVALALLMLVGSAKLMTLIGSEMLPQFDSGNFQVLLDTVPGTPLEETLAVVASVERVLLDEPSVLKVSTQVGYEAGGHYLGDRGALDVNQAEITVNLTPRTEREQSQWAIMDTVRAHLHDIPGVVVVIVKEKGGTARSTTAAPIDVRLSGPDAVVLDALGDTVYQRLHTIPGITNLHKTWALDTPELRVEIDRLRASELGFTGTEVAQAVYAAMEGRAVTPFRQDGRRDLDVWVRYTERDRVDLTALDDVYLRTADGISVPLRDLAYMEAAIGPRVVTRENFQKTQDVLGFHYGRPLSDAVADVRTAIADMPVPAGYRLEVGGEQTDFQEARGRMLRALALGILAVYLVLVAQFRSFQHPLTIMVAVPLQFVGVATALLLAGKYLSMPALLGIILLTGTVVNNSIILIDYILAKQRDGMELRTAILESVSVRYRPIMMTALSDLAGMLPLALEMAVGAERFSPIATVVIGGILAATLLTLIIIPTVFLLVERLTGRQDITIRPLVAPEA, via the coding sequence GTGAGCTGGCCACGTTTCTCCCTGGAATACCGCTATACGATCTTTGCCGCCTTGATCGCGGTGATCGTATTCGGAGTGGTGGCACGTCTCGGTTTGCCGGTACAGCTGTTCCCGGATACCGATCCGCCGGTCGTGACAGTGATTACGCCCTACCCTGGCGTGGCTGCCGAAGACGTCGCCAAGAACGTGAGTAAAATACTCGAGGAGGAGTTCGCCGGCATCGATGGCGTCCGCCGCGTGACGTCGACCAGTCAAACGGGGCTCTCGGTTGTCAAGGTTGAATTTCAGTACAACCGCCGTGTCGGAGAAGCGGCCATGGATGTGCAGAGCGCCATCAGCCGCATCGGTGAGGCGCTCCCGAACGCCATCGGAGAACCCCAGGTCCTGCAATTCTCCTCCTCGGACAAACCGATCGTCACCATCGCGGTAGGTAGTCCGACATTGCCTTTGGAGCAGGTACGGGAGCTCGCCGATAACGATCTGCGCGACCGCCTGCAATTGGTCCCGGGTGTGGGTGCGATCGATGTCATGGGCGGCCACAAGCGGCAGTTGGACGTGGCGCTGCACCGCGACCGCCTGCGTGCCTACGACCTGAGCGTCTCCCAGGTGGAGCGGACGTTGCAGGCCTGGAATCTGACCGAATCCGGTGGGCGTGTCGACCGGGGCGCGCAGGAGGTGGTGGTACGTTTCGATAGCCCATTGAGAGGTGCTGCAGACGTCGAGTCCCTGGTCGTCGGCCGGCAGGGCGATCGCAAGATATATCTGCGTGATGTAGCCGACGTGCGTCTGGCACCGGGAGAGCAGCGTGCCGCCTATCACTTCAACGGCAAGCCCGCCATCGCCCTCCAAGTCCTCAAGCGTGAGGAGGCCAACACGGTAGAGGTGGCCGCGCAGGTACGCGAAGTCATCGAAAGGCTGCGGGCCGATTACCCAGTTCTCGAGTTGGCGATCGCGGACGATGACTCGGAGTTCACGGAGCTCGTCATCAGCAATATGACGACGACCGTATTTACGGCCATCGGGTTGACCATCGTCGTGGTAACGCTGTTCCTTGCCCATCTTCGGCAGGCGGCGATCATCGCTCTCTCCATACCCATCTCATTCCTGATGACCTTCAGTTTGATGTATGTCGCGGGGATCGATCTGAACATGGTAACCATGTCGGCGATCATCCTTGCCATCGGCCTGTTGGTAGATGACGGGATCGTGGTGCTGGAGAATGTCCATCGCCATATGACTCAGGAGGGCAAATCGCCGGTGCGGGCCGCCATCGACGGCACCGAGGAAATCTTCCTGGCCGACTTGTCCGGCACCGTCACCACCATCGCCGTGTTAATACCATTGGCCTTCCTCGGCGGATTCGTCGGCAAGCTGTTCGGGCCGTTGGCGTGGACCTTGACGTTCGCACTCAGTTCATCGTTTCTGATTTCCGTTACGCTCATTCCACTGTTGACTGCACTCTGGCTGCGTCCCGAGGACGATGGCAATGGCCGCCTCGTACGCTGGGTGGCACCGTTCACACGCTTCATGGAAATACTCAAAGAAATATATTTGTACCTGCTCGACATCGCCCTGCATCGCCCATGGCACACTGTGGCCCTGGCGCTATTAATGCTGGTCGGTAGCGCCAAACTCATGACCCTTATCGGCAGCGAGATGCTGCCGCAGTTCGACTCGGGCAATTTTCAAGTGCTTCTGGATACCGTACCAGGCACCCCGCTCGAAGAGACGCTCGCGGTCGTCGCTTCCGTAGAACGTGTCCTTCTCGATGAGCCGTCGGTACTCAAGGTGTCGACCCAGGTCGGCTACGAGGCGGGCGGCCACTATCTCGGCGATCGTGGCGCCCTCGATGTGAACCAGGCCGAGATCACCGTAAACCTGACACCACGAACAGAACGTGAGCAGAGCCAATGGGCGATCATGGATACGGTCCGGGCACATCTGCACGACATACCCGGGGTCGTGGTGGTCATCGTGAAGGAAAAAGGTGGTACGGCGCGCAGCACCACCGCCGCTCCCATCGACGTACGCCTCAGCGGCCCCGATGCCGTGGTGCTCGATGCACTGGGCGATACGGTATACCAGCGCCTGCACACCATCCCGGGAATCACCAACCTCCACAAGACCTGGGCCCTGGATACACCGGAACTCCGGGTGGAAATCGATCGCCTCCGAGCGAGTGAACTCGGTTTTACCGGCACCGAGGTCGCCCAGGCAGTCTATGCCGCCATGGAGGGACGAGCCGTTACCCCCTTTCGTCAGGATGGCCGGCGCGACCTGGATGTCTGGGTCCGTTATACGGAACGGGACCGCGTCGATCTGACCGCGCTTGACGACGTGTATCTGCGTACAGCCGATGGGATCTCGGTACCCTTGCGGGATCTGGCGTACATGGAGGCTGCCATCGGCCCACGCGTGGTTACCCGGGAAAATTTCCAGAAGACCCAGGACGTACTGGGATTCCACTACGGACGACCACTGTCGGATGCCGTCGCCGACGTACGCACCGCCATAGCGGATATGCCGGTCCCGGCCGGATACCGGCTCGAGGTCGGTGGTGAGCAAACTGATTTCCAGGAGGCCCGTGGGCGCATGCTGCGCGCGCTGGCACTCGGCATTCTGGCCGTGTATCTGGTGCTGGTCGCCCAATTCCGTTCGTTCCAGCATCCCCTGACCATCATGGTGGCCGTGCCGCTGCAGTTCGTGGGTGTGGCCACTGCGTTGCTGCTCGCCGGAAAGTATCTGTCCATGCCGGCGTTGCTCGGCATCATTCTGCTGACGGGCACGGTGGTCAACAACAGTATCATCCTGATCGACTACATCCTGGCCAAACAGCGAGATGGCATGGAACTACGTACTGCCATCCTGGAGTCCGTCTCGGTGCGCTACCGGCCGATCATGATGACGGCGCTTTCAGACCTGGCAGGTATGCTGCCGCTGGCCCTTGAGATGGCAGTCGGCGCGGAGCGGTTTTCACCGATCGCCACGGTCGTGATCGGCGGCATCCTTGCGGCGACTTTGCTCACTCTGATCATCATCCCGACGGTATTTCTGCTGGTCGAGCGACTGACCGGGCGCCAGGACATCACCATCCGTCCACTCGTGGCACCTGAGGCCTGA
- the pdxS gene encoding pyridoxal 5'-phosphate synthase lyase subunit PdxS, whose translation MQAVTDNQDTFPLKTGLAEMLKGGVIMDVTTVEQACIAERAGAVAVMALERIPADIRAEGGISRMSDPALIRAIQEAVSIPVMAKCRIGHFAEAQILQALEVDFIDESEVLTPADEAHHIDKQAFKAPFVCGATNLGEALRRIGEGAAMIRTKGEAGSGNIVEAVRHLRALKAEMARLTQLDRAQWMAVARDLGAPYELVSYVATHGRLPVPSFCAGGIATPADAALVMQLGAEAVFVGSGIFKSGDPEARALAVVQATTHFNDPEVLLRVSSGLQSGMKGIDLNALPEEQRMATRGW comes from the coding sequence ATGCAGGCAGTTACAGACAATCAGGATACGTTCCCGCTCAAGACGGGATTGGCGGAAATGCTCAAGGGCGGGGTGATCATGGATGTCACCACCGTCGAGCAGGCGTGCATCGCCGAACGCGCCGGCGCGGTGGCGGTGATGGCGCTGGAGCGCATCCCGGCCGACATCCGTGCCGAGGGTGGCATCTCACGCATGTCGGACCCGGCGCTGATCCGGGCCATCCAGGAGGCGGTCAGCATCCCGGTGATGGCCAAGTGCCGCATCGGCCATTTCGCGGAGGCCCAGATCCTGCAGGCGCTGGAGGTGGATTTCATCGATGAGAGTGAGGTGCTCACCCCTGCCGACGAGGCCCACCACATCGACAAGCAGGCCTTCAAGGCGCCATTCGTCTGCGGCGCGACCAACCTCGGCGAGGCGCTGCGGCGCATCGGCGAGGGCGCGGCCATGATCCGCACCAAGGGTGAGGCCGGCAGCGGCAACATCGTCGAGGCGGTACGGCATTTGCGTGCGCTCAAGGCCGAAATGGCCCGTCTCACCCAGCTCGACCGCGCCCAATGGATGGCGGTGGCGCGTGACCTCGGCGCACCCTATGAACTGGTCAGCTACGTCGCCACCCACGGGCGGCTACCCGTACCGAGCTTCTGCGCCGGCGGCATCGCCACACCCGCCGATGCCGCACTGGTGATGCAATTGGGGGCGGAGGCGGTGTTCGTCGGCTCGGGCATCTTCAAGTCCGGCGACCCCGAGGCACGCGCACTGGCCGTCGTGCAGGCGACCACGCACTTCAATGACCCGGAGGTACTGCTGCGGGTCAGCAGCGGCCTGCAGTCGGGTATGAAGGGCATCGACCTGAATGCCCTGCCGGAGGAACAGCGCATGGCGACACGCGGCTGGTGA
- a CDS encoding ABC transporter permease yields the protein MWERIYRMMIKEFIQVLRDPRMRFLIFVTPVVQLIVFGFAVTTDVEHIKTAILDMDRSAESRALADQFTSSGYFDVIARPETPDALGELLDRTIVVAAIQIDRGFADDLATGRQAEIQVLIDGTDSNTGTVAMDYAQRITGAFSRKRLDASMTQQEQAAAPSGLVELRSRAWYNPDLKSRYYNVPGVVAVVLLMTSLLLTSMAVVREREIGTMEQLMVTPIRPLELILGKTLPFVVISYVDLVVVMLVAVHGFDIPIQGSGILLAFGAGLYLMSTIGVGLFISTVSRTQQQALMSSFFFFLPATLLSGFMFPIENMPDLAQWITYVNPLRYFLVIIRDVFLKGSGLDLLWPQFLAQGMLGTLVLAFSVMRFRKRID from the coding sequence ATGTGGGAAAGAATCTACCGTATGATGATCAAGGAGTTTATCCAGGTCCTGCGTGACCCGCGGATGCGCTTTCTGATCTTCGTGACGCCGGTGGTGCAGCTGATCGTCTTCGGCTTCGCCGTGACCACCGACGTCGAGCATATCAAGACGGCCATTCTGGACATGGACCGCAGCGCGGAGAGCCGCGCCCTGGCCGATCAGTTCACCAGCTCGGGCTATTTCGACGTCATCGCGCGCCCCGAGACGCCGGACGCCCTGGGCGAACTGCTCGATCGCACGATCGTGGTTGCGGCGATTCAGATCGATCGGGGTTTCGCGGACGATCTCGCGACGGGTCGGCAGGCCGAAATCCAGGTATTGATCGACGGCACCGACTCCAATACCGGTACCGTGGCCATGGACTATGCCCAGCGCATCACCGGCGCCTTTTCCCGCAAGCGGCTCGATGCCTCCATGACCCAGCAGGAGCAGGCGGCAGCGCCATCGGGTCTGGTGGAACTCCGCTCACGCGCCTGGTACAACCCCGATCTCAAGAGCCGCTACTACAACGTCCCCGGGGTGGTCGCCGTCGTATTGCTGATGACGTCGCTGCTGCTCACCTCCATGGCCGTGGTGCGCGAACGGGAGATCGGCACCATGGAACAACTCATGGTGACGCCGATCAGACCGCTGGAGCTGATTCTCGGCAAGACACTGCCCTTCGTGGTGATCTCCTACGTGGATCTGGTGGTGGTGATGCTGGTCGCGGTCCATGGCTTCGACATTCCCATCCAGGGCAGCGGCATCCTGCTGGCATTCGGTGCCGGTCTGTACCTCATGTCGACCATCGGAGTGGGGCTGTTCATCTCCACGGTGTCGAGGACTCAGCAGCAGGCACTGATGTCGTCCTTCTTCTTTTTTCTACCGGCCACGCTGCTGTCCGGGTTCATGTTCCCGATTGAGAACATGCCGGATCTCGCGCAATGGATCACCTACGTGAATCCGTTACGCTATTTCCTGGTCATCATCCGGGACGTGTTCCTGAAGGGGAGTGGCCTGGACCTGCTGTGGCCGCAATTTCTGGCCCAGGGCATGCTGGGAACGCTGGTACTGGCATTCAGTGTCATGCGCTTCCGTAAGCGCATCGACTGA
- a CDS encoding cytochrome c has protein sequence MTTAGVMLLVTGIVWSATPDKPTLPDIMEELGIQIGLLAHAIMADDLVAVTAAATAIADHPRPSLTLAERGRFLARIGTDFPAFRQANADVRSAAVAVRDAAEVGDRAELAAAFYRLADSCLSCHTRFRDRLRNFYKPLDEG, from the coding sequence TTGACTACCGCTGGCGTCATGTTGCTGGTGACCGGCATCGTCTGGAGTGCCACCCCCGACAAACCCACCCTTCCTGACATCATGGAAGAACTGGGCATCCAAATCGGCCTGCTTGCGCACGCCATTATGGCAGACGACCTGGTCGCGGTCACAGCGGCCGCCACCGCCATCGCCGACCATCCACGACCCTCCCTGACCCTGGCCGAGCGGGGCCGGTTCCTCGCGCGTATCGGTACGGATTTCCCGGCCTTCCGCCAGGCGAACGCCGATGTCCGCAGCGCAGCCGTCGCCGTACGAGATGCAGCCGAGGTTGGCGACCGGGCGGAGCTTGCGGCGGCCTTCTACCGCCTGGCCGATTCCTGTCTCTCCTGTCACACCCGATTTCGTGACCGGCTGCGGAATTTTTACAAACCGTTAGATGAGGGCTGA
- the pdxT gene encoding pyridoxal 5'-phosphate synthase glutaminase subunit PdxT: protein MSLPIGILALQGAYQRHGALLDRLGVRWRAVKTASALDDCMALILPGGESTSMTRLLEPDGLLERLRAFAQDRPLFGTCAGLILMGHNDDARAASLGILDVQVARNAFGRQAQSFQARLDLDLDGEGADFPASFIRAPRILAVGPGVEVRGRWNGEPVLVAQGAHLGMGFHPELSDDARIHAWWLRRLAAQAGNEDQTMAAS, encoded by the coding sequence GTGAGTCTCCCGATCGGCATCCTGGCGCTGCAGGGCGCCTATCAGCGGCACGGCGCACTGCTCGACCGCCTCGGGGTGCGCTGGCGGGCGGTAAAGACCGCCAGCGCGCTGGATGACTGCATGGCGCTCATCCTGCCCGGCGGCGAATCGACCAGCATGACACGCCTGCTGGAGCCCGACGGGCTGCTGGAACGGCTGCGTGCCTTCGCGCAAGACCGACCACTGTTCGGCACCTGCGCCGGCCTGATCCTGATGGGCCACAACGACGATGCGCGCGCCGCCTCGCTGGGTATCCTGGATGTGCAGGTCGCCCGCAATGCCTTCGGGCGGCAGGCGCAGAGCTTTCAGGCGCGGCTGGATCTGGACCTGGACGGGGAGGGCGCGGATTTCCCTGCCAGCTTCATCCGTGCCCCGCGCATCCTCGCGGTCGGGCCCGGCGTCGAGGTACGGGGGCGTTGGAACGGTGAACCGGTGCTGGTCGCGCAGGGCGCGCACCTGGGCATGGGTTTTCATCCCGAACTGAGTGACGACGCGCGCATCCACGCCTGGTGGCTGCGGCGCCTCGCGGCACAGGCCGGTAACGAGGACCAGACGATGGCGGCATCATGA
- a CDS encoding efflux RND transporter periplasmic adaptor subunit encodes MARYPETTSDTTASSARALRWTAVGLVLGLVAVTMLVGARLYARLQPVATASQLPLAVETQVLHPRSFIHSIHTTGTVEAEHRVTISAQLAAPVLTIPFREGSRVAQGDILVELDDAEPRREVARLEAATERVATDLAFWRKQLEADRRLLASKSISRRAFDETERQVASLHATLRETRQALEIARIQLGYTVLRAPYNGYIQAIRVLPGEIVQFGTPMLEVLAAEPLKIIAPVPETDVRAVREQQLVHVRIPAVEQTWSVVLDRLYPRLDAGTRNATIEAFLPKDLESVRPGMAADVDIVLNQTEDSLVIPHQALRELHGETGTFVLIDGQARWRTVRVGAAQNGLVPILDGLQPGDELIVTPHPQLVDTRSVVARNDWRRPRQ; translated from the coding sequence ATGGCGCGTTACCCGGAAACCACCAGTGACACGACCGCATCCTCGGCCCGGGCACTGCGCTGGACGGCGGTCGGACTGGTGCTCGGGCTGGTCGCAGTCACCATGCTGGTGGGTGCACGTCTCTATGCCCGACTGCAGCCAGTGGCGACAGCATCCCAGCTACCCCTCGCTGTGGAAACACAAGTGCTCCACCCGAGATCCTTCATCCATTCGATTCACACCACGGGTACGGTCGAGGCCGAGCACCGCGTCACCATCTCGGCGCAACTCGCAGCGCCGGTGCTCACCATTCCCTTCCGTGAGGGCTCGCGGGTGGCGCAAGGAGACATCCTGGTCGAATTGGACGATGCGGAGCCGCGCCGGGAGGTGGCGCGCCTCGAAGCGGCCACCGAGCGCGTCGCCACCGACCTCGCCTTCTGGCGCAAGCAACTGGAGGCCGACCGACGCCTGCTGGCGAGCAAGAGCATAAGCCGCCGCGCCTTTGACGAAACCGAGCGCCAGGTGGCCAGCCTCCACGCCACCCTTCGCGAAACACGGCAGGCACTGGAAATCGCCCGTATCCAACTTGGCTACACGGTGTTGCGTGCCCCTTACAATGGCTACATCCAGGCCATCCGTGTGTTGCCCGGCGAGATCGTCCAGTTCGGTACCCCCATGCTCGAAGTATTGGCTGCCGAGCCCTTGAAGATCATTGCGCCGGTACCAGAGACCGACGTGCGAGCGGTACGTGAACAACAGCTCGTACACGTGCGCATCCCAGCAGTTGAGCAGACGTGGAGCGTGGTATTGGATCGCCTCTATCCCCGCCTCGATGCGGGCACCCGCAATGCCACCATCGAGGCCTTCCTGCCGAAGGACCTGGAGTCCGTACGTCCCGGCATGGCAGCCGACGTAGATATCGTCCTGAATCAGACCGAAGACAGCCTGGTGATACCACACCAGGCCCTGCGGGAACTCCACGGCGAGACCGGTACCTTCGTACTGATCGATGGACAGGCACGCTGGCGCACCGTACGCGTCGGTGCCGCCCAGAATGGTCTGGTACCGATCCTCGATGGTCTGCAGCCGGGCGATGAACTTATCGTCACACCACACCCACAACTGGTCGATACGCGGTCGGTCGTCGCGCGCAATGATTGGCGGAGACCCCGGCAGTGA
- a CDS encoding SCP2 sterol-binding domain-containing protein, translating to MTTTTWLAPMARVLRVLPGGLLKPVGWMPRRVSSEALVRLCNQVFATALRDGQLDFLRGQRLQIRVEDAALELGLSHDGTRLLAVPLIDRPDLSIGGRAYEFLLLVTRREDADTLFFQRRLKLGGSTELGLYLKNFLDAWEPPAALQSLQRLGNPLLGFIEEQTSAAAATATTPAQAPRSPADRASSPRRPR from the coding sequence ATGACGACGACTACCTGGTTGGCACCAATGGCGCGGGTGTTGCGGGTGCTGCCGGGCGGGTTGCTCAAACCCGTCGGCTGGATGCCGCGGCGCGTGAGTTCCGAGGCATTGGTGCGCCTCTGCAATCAGGTGTTCGCGACGGCGCTGCGCGATGGCCAGCTGGATTTCCTGCGTGGCCAACGGCTGCAGATCCGGGTGGAGGATGCGGCGCTGGAACTCGGCCTGAGCCACGACGGCACGCGCCTGCTGGCCGTGCCGCTCATCGACCGGCCGGACCTTTCCATCGGTGGTCGGGCCTACGAATTCCTGCTGCTGGTCACCCGGCGCGAGGACGCCGACACACTGTTCTTCCAGCGCCGGCTGAAACTCGGCGGCAGCACCGAGCTGGGTCTCTATCTCAAGAACTTCCTCGATGCCTGGGAGCCGCCTGCGGCGCTGCAGTCGCTGCAACGCCTGGGCAATCCGTTACTCGGCTTTATCGAGGAGCAGACGTCTGCTGCCGCGGCAACGGCGACGACACCTGCCCAGGCGCCTCGATCCCCGGCCGACCGTGCCAGTAGCCCTCGCAGGCCCCGTTAG
- a CDS encoding S1C family serine protease, with amino-acid sequence MINIYRLSWIVCIAIMAPLNAYATELRDVFSQVSAAVVTVGVTQKTQLPINNRRQWVSKGELGSGVLVTPDGKVITAAHLVQTADTVKVRFADGEVVDARVIASSPPDDVALLQLEHVPVGAVVAELGNSEEMAVGDRIFIVGAPYGFSSTLTVGYISAHHKGAVVAGELRQSKYFQSDAVINERNSGGPMFNMEGKVVGIVSHALTPPEGPTGLGFALTVNTAKQVLFEEPSFWSGLDGYLLTEGLAAIFNLPQPTGMLVQHVAEGSPAARLGLRPGVITATIDGETMLVGGDVVLAVAGIELSTEASTYDQMRRKLGALAPGETVTVKVLRAGWVLDLKATVIPAE; translated from the coding sequence ATGATCAATATTTATCGGCTGTCGTGGATCGTATGCATTGCCATCATGGCTCCACTCAACGCATACGCGACCGAACTGCGCGATGTGTTCAGCCAGGTCAGTGCGGCCGTGGTGACCGTTGGAGTCACCCAGAAGACACAGCTCCCGATCAACAACAGGCGGCAATGGGTCAGCAAAGGGGAACTCGGATCCGGCGTCTTGGTGACCCCCGACGGTAAGGTGATTACCGCCGCGCACCTGGTCCAGACGGCAGATACTGTCAAGGTCCGATTCGCGGACGGCGAGGTCGTCGACGCACGGGTAATCGCCTCCTCGCCGCCAGACGACGTGGCATTGCTGCAGCTCGAACATGTGCCCGTCGGCGCGGTCGTCGCGGAGCTTGGCAATTCGGAAGAGATGGCGGTAGGTGACCGGATTTTCATCGTTGGTGCACCGTACGGCTTCAGCAGCACATTGACCGTCGGCTATATCAGTGCCCATCACAAAGGCGCTGTCGTCGCAGGAGAATTGCGCCAGTCCAAGTATTTTCAGAGTGATGCCGTCATCAACGAACGAAACTCCGGCGGACCCATGTTCAATATGGAGGGCAAGGTCGTCGGCATCGTGAGCCACGCCCTCACCCCGCCCGAGGGGCCCACCGGATTGGGGTTCGCCCTGACGGTCAATACCGCCAAGCAGGTCCTGTTCGAAGAACCCTCCTTCTGGAGTGGACTCGATGGCTATCTTCTGACCGAAGGTCTTGCCGCGATTTTCAATCTGCCGCAGCCGACGGGCATGCTGGTACAGCACGTGGCGGAAGGTTCTCCGGCGGCGCGCCTGGGGCTGCGGCCGGGTGTCATCACCGCCACGATCGATGGAGAAACGATGCTGGTGGGGGGCGATGTGGTTCTTGCGGTCGCCGGTATAGAACTCAGCACCGAGGCCTCGACGTACGACCAGATGCGCCGAAAACTGGGAGCGCTGGCTCCCGGCGAGACCGTGACGGTAAAGGTGCTCCGCGCCGGTTGGGTCCTGGATCTGAAGGCGACCGTAATACCCGCTGAGTGA